From Gimesia panareensis, the proteins below share one genomic window:
- a CDS encoding CBS domain-containing protein, whose protein sequence is MDKPVLAKDIMVTKLVTLTPDMDVHVAIGKLLSHRISGAPVLDSERRLLGVFSERCCMDVLIKASYEQLPSTQIFPFIDTAPRCITEDTDLLTIAQIFQSTPTRRLPVVRDGNYLVGQISRRDLLKAEHTNLRFKTNLPQEITLLYLSGIIKREESPIA, encoded by the coding sequence ATGGATAAGCCTGTACTCGCAAAGGACATCATGGTCACGAAGTTAGTTACCTTAACTCCGGACATGGATGTGCACGTGGCCATCGGGAAGCTGTTGAGTCATCGGATATCCGGTGCACCTGTACTGGACTCAGAACGCAGGTTACTGGGGGTCTTTTCTGAACGGTGTTGTATGGATGTGCTGATCAAAGCCAGCTATGAGCAGCTGCCTTCCACACAGATTTTTCCGTTTATTGACACGGCACCACGGTGCATCACGGAAGATACAGATCTGTTGACCATTGCCCAGATTTTCCAGAGTACACCGACGCGTCGACTGCCTGTCGTCCGCGACGGAAATTACCTGGTGGGCCAGATCAGTCGTCGTGATCTACTGAAGGCCGAACACACGAATCTACGCTTCAAGACCAATCTGCCTCAGGAAATCACCCTCCTGTATCTGAGTGGCATCATCAAGCGGGAAGAGTCGCCGATTGCCTGA